The stretch of DNA CCCCGGACTCCACTGCCCTTCGCCTGGGCCGAGGCGACCGCGGCCCGGTTCCCCGGCGCCCGGCTGGCCGCGCTGCCCTACCGGGGCCACGGCACCTGGTTCCCCGACGGCTCGGATGAGCCGTCCTGACCGACCCGGCCGGTCCGCGCCTTCCTGGCCGACCCGCGGGCGCCGGCCGAGACCGGCGGCTGCGACGACGCCCCGTTCCGCGCCCAAGGCGCCTTCCCGGAGCACCTCTCCGACCTCGGCGTGATCGACACCGACGGGCTGACCGGGGAGCAGAAGGAGGCGGTGCACGCGGCCTTCGCCGCCGCGGCCGACGCCGACGGATCGCACCGGGTCTCCCTCTCCTGGTCCCGCGCGGCCGCCGCCGATCCGGTCGGGGGCACCGGGGAGATCGACGGGACCCCGTTCACCGCCGCGATACCGGCGCCCTGACCGGAGGCCGCCCCCGCCGCGGACCGGCGGGGGCGGCGCCGTCACCGGTCCAGGGCCGGCCGCTTCGGGTCGAACTCCCAACCGGGGACCAGGCACCGCATGGCCGCGGCGTCGTCCCGGCCGCCCAGGCCGTGCTCCCGGTACAGCTCGTGGGCGGCCTCCACCCGCTCCATGTCCAGCTCCACGCCGAGCCCCGGCCGGTCCGGCAGGGCCAGCTCCCCGTCCCGGATCACCGGCGGGTCGGCGGTGAGGCGCTGCCCGTCCTGCCAGATCCAGTGCGTGTCGATCGCGGTGATCTCCCCCGGGGCGGCCGCGGCCACGTGGGTGAACATCGCCAGCGAGACGTCGAAGTGGTTGTTGGAGTGCGATCCCCAGGTCAGCCCCCAGGAGTCGCACAGCTGCGCGACCCGGACCGAGCCCTGCATGGTCCAGAAGTGCGGGTCGGCCAGCGGGATGTCCACCGCCGAGCCGCGCACCGCGTGCCCCAGCTGGCGCCAGTCGGTGGCGACCATGTTGGTGGCGGTGGGCAGCCCGGTCGCGCGGCGGAACTCGGCCATGGTCTCCCGGCCGGAGTAGCCGCCCTCCGCCCCGCACGGGTCCTCGGCGTAGGCCAGCACCCCGCGCAGTGAGCGGCCCAGCTCCACCGCCCGCTCCAGCGGCCAGGCGCCGTTGGGGTCCAGGGTGACCCGGGCGTCGGGGAACCGCTCGGCCAGCGCCCGGACCGCGGCGGCCTCCTCCTCGCCGGGCAGCACCCCGCCCTTGAGCTTGAAGTCGCGGAACCCGTACCGCTCCCGGGCGGCCTCGGCGAGCCGCACCACCGCCTGCGGGGTCAGCGCCTCCTCGTCGCGCAGCCGGAGCCACGCGTCCCCGTCCGCGGGCGGGGTGCGGTACGGCAGGCCGGTGCGGTTCCGGTCGCCCACGTAGAACAGGTAGCCCAGCACCGGGACCCGGTCGCGCCGCACCCCGTCGCCGAGCAGCTCGGCCACCGGCACCTCCAGGTACCGGCCGAGCAGGTCCAGCATGGCCGACTCCACCGCGGTCAGCGCGTGCACGGTGACCCGCAGGTCGAAGGTCTGCGCGCCGCGGCCGCCGGCGTCCCGGTGGCCGAACCTGTCCCGGACGGCGCCCAGCACCCGGTTCCGCTCGCCCAGCGGCGCGCCCACCACCAGGTCGGCGGCGTCTTCCAGAGTGGCGCGCACGCCCTCCCCGCCGGGCACCTCGCCGACGCCGGTGCGGCCGTCGGAGTCGGTGAGCACCACCAGGTTGCGGGTGAAGAACGGGGCGTGCGCCCCGCTCAGGTTGAGCAGCATGGAGTCGCGCCCGGCGACGGGGACGACCCGCATCGCGGTGACCACGGGCGTCTTCGCTGAAGGTGGCATCGGTCTTCCTTACCTCGTGCGGGGGCGGTCAGTCGCGGGTGAGGGCGCCGTCGATCCGCCGCCAGGCCTTCTCCGGGTTGCCGTCGCGCAGCACCGGCGGCAGCAGCGCCTGCGGCACGTCCTGGTAGGCGACCGGGCGCAGGAACCGGTCGACGGCGGCGGAGCCTACCGAGGTGCTGCGCGGGTCGGTGGTGGCCGGGAACGGGCCGCCGTGCACCATCGCGTGCCCCACCTCCACCCCGGTCGGCCAGGAGTCGAACAGGATCCGCCCGGCGGTCCGCTCCAGCAGCGGCAGCAGCTCCCGGGCGGCGGCCGCGTCCGGTCCGGTGCCGTCCGGGCCGGTCTCGGCGTGCACGGTCGCGGTGAGCTGCCCGTCCAGCGAGCGCAGCACCCGCACCGCCTCACCGGTGCCGCCGCAGCGCACCACCAGCGACGCCGCGCCGAACACCTCCTCCCGGTGCGCGGGGTCGGCGAGGAAGTCCGCGGCGGACACCGAGAGCAGCGCCGCGGCGGCGCCGGCCGGCCCCTGCCCGGAAGCGCCCTCCGCGACGGCGGCCACCCCGGTGCGGCCGCGCGCCGCCGCCACCCCCTGCCGGTAGGCGCCGGCGATGGCGGGGGTGAGCATGGTCGCGCCCGGGTCGGCGGCCACCGCGTCCGACGCGGCCCGCAGGAACTCCGTGAAACCGGGGCCCTCCACCGCGACGACCAGGCCGGGGTTGGTGCAGAACTGCCCGGCCCCCAGGGTGAGCGAGGCGGCGAGGCCGCGGCCGATCTCCGCGCCGCGCGCGGCCAGCGCCCCGGGCAGCAGCACCACCGGGTTGACCGCGCTCATCTCGGCGTAGACCGGGATCGGGCGGTCCCGCTCGGCGGCGGTGCGGGCCAGCGCCAGCCCGGCCCGCTGCGAACCGGTGAACGCGATCGCGGCGATCCGCGGGTCGGCGGCCAGCCGCTGCCCCAGCCCGGGCCCCTCCCCGACCAGCAGCGAGAACACCCCCTCGGGCAGGCCGGCCGCGGCGACGGCGTCCCGGATCGCGCCGCCCGCCAGCTCGGAGGTGCCCAGGTGCGCCTCGTGCGCCTTGGCCACCACCGGGCACCCGGCGGCCAGGGCGGACGCGGTATCGCCGCCGGCCACCGAGAACGCCAGCGGGAAGTTGCTCGCGCCGAACACCGCCACCGGGCCCAGCGGGACGCGCCGCCGCCGGATGTCGGGGCGCGGCGCCGGCGCGCGGTCCGGCAGCGCCGGGTCGATCCGGGCGCCCTGCCAGCTCCCTTCGCGCAGCACCTCGGCGAAGAGCCGCAGCTGCCCGGTGGTGCGGGCGGCCTCCCCGGTCAGCCGGGCGGCGGGCAGGCCGCTCTCCCGGTGGGCGCGCCGCACCAGGGCGCCGGTGCGCGCCTCCAGCCCGTCGGCGACCGCCTCCAGGAACGCGGCGCGCTGCTCGGCCGGGGTCGCCCGGTAGGCGTCGAAGGCCTCCTCGGCCAGGGCGCAGGCCCGGTCCGCCTCGGCGGCGCCGGCCGCCGGGTAGCCCGGCTCCAGCGGCTCGCCGGTGGCCGGGTCGGTGGAGCGGAGCTCGGGGCCGCTCCCCGCGGTGCGCTCGGCGCCGATGAACATCCGCCCGGTGGGGGCGGGCCCCGGTCCGGGTGCGGCGGTTCCGGTCACGGCGGGTCCTCCCTCTCCTCGTTCCGCCCCGCTCACAGCCGCCCGATCAGCGCGGACAGCTCGGCGGCCTCCTCGGGGCGCAGGTCGCTCAGCGGCGGCCGGACCGGGCCGGCGGGCCGGCCGACCGCCCGCATCCCGGCCTTGACGATGCTCACCGCGTACCCCCGGCGGCGGTCCCGGATCCGGGTGTAGGGCAGCACGAACCGGTCCAGCAGCGCGCTCGCCTCCGCCGACCGGCGCTCCCGCACCGCCCCGTAGAAGCGCAGCGCGAACTCCGGCAGGAAGTTGAAGATCGCCGAGGAGTAGGTGGTGGCGCCGAGCTCCAGGTAGGGCAGGGCGAACGTCTCGGCGGTGGGCAGCCCGCCGATGTAGGTGAGCCGGTCGCCCAGCGCGGAGCGGATCCGCACGATCGCCTCGATGTCGCCGACGCCGTCCTTGTACCCGATCAGGTTGGGGCACTCCTCGGCCAGGGCGGCCAGGGTGTCGGCGGCGTAGACCGCGTTGGCCCGGGCGTAGACCACCACGCCCAGCGAGGTCGCCGAGCAGACCGCCCGCACGTGCGCGGCCAGCCCGTCCTGGTCGGCCTCGGTGAGGTAGGGCGGGAAGAGCAGCACCCCGTCGGCGCCGGCGCGCTCCGCGGCGGCCGCCATCGCGGCCGCGGTCGCGGTGCCGTACCCGGCGGGCGCCAGCACCGGTACGCCCTGCGGTGCGGCGGCGACGGCGGCGCGCACCACCCGGTCGGCCTCCTCGGGGGTGAGCGAGAAGAACTCCCCGGTGCCGCCGGCCGCGAACAGCCCGGCGACGTCGTACTTGCCGAGGTGGGCGATGTTGTCCCGGTAGGCGTCCTCGTCGAAGGACAGGTCGGCCTCCCGGAAGTGCGTCACCGGGAAGGACAGCAGGCCGGAGCCGATGCGCGCGGCGAGCTCGGTCGGGCTGGTGTCGGTCACGTGGGGTCTCCTCGCTGGGGTTCGCGGACGGCGGCGGGCCGGGGCGGAAGCGCCGCCGGCGGCACGGGACCGACCGTAGGAGGCCGGACCCATGCGCGTCCAACATTGTTTATGGATGGAACGATGCTCGAACGGCATCGGAAGAGGGGGCGGGCGGGACCGCCGGCCGGGGCGGCCCCGGCCCGGTCAGCCCCGGGCGGCGGCCTCCCCCTCGGGGGCGTCGACTGCGTCCGCGCCGACGGTGCGGTCCCCGCGGATCAGCAGGGTCAGCACCACCGCCAGCAGGCACATCGCCGCCAGCGCGTACAGCCCGTGGGTGACCTCGCCGGTGGCCTCCTTGATCAGGCCGAAGCCGTAGGGGGCGACGAAACCGCCCAGGTTGCCCAGGGAGTTGATGACGGCGATCGCGGCCGCCACGGCCATCGGGTGCACGCTGCCCTGCGGGATGGTCCAGAACAGCGGGCTGGCGCTCTTGAAGCCCATCGCCGCCACGCACAGCATCACCAGCGCCCAGGCCGGCGACAGCTCGGCCGCCAGGAAGGTGCCGACCGCCGCGACCAGCAGCGCGGCGACCAGCAGCGGCTTGCTGCGGCCCAGCCGGTCGGAGGCGCGGCCGGCCGCGTACATCGCGGCCACCGCGCAGATCCAGGGCAGGGAGGAGAGCAGCCCCACGGTGATGTCGCCGGTGCCCTCGATCCGCCGGACGATGGTGGGCAGCCAGAAGGTGTTGGCGTAGATGGACAGCTGGATCGCGAAGTAGATCGAGCAGAAGATCAGCATCTGCCGGTTGAGCAGCAGGCGCAGCCGGGAGACCTTGGCCGTGCCGGCCCCGGCGCGCTTGGCGGCGTCCTCCCGCTCGATCTCGCCGAGCAGCGCAGCCTTCTCCTCCGGCCCCAGCCACCGGGCGTCGGAGACCGAGGAGTCCAGCATCCGGTAGGCGATCAGGCCGACCACCACCGACAGCGCTCCCTCCAGGGCGAACAGCCACTGCCAGCCGGCCACGCCGGCGATGCCGTGCATGCTCAGCAGCGGCCCGGACAGCGGCCCGGAGATCGCCGCGGCGATCGAGGAGCCGGCGACGAACAGCGCGGTGGCCCGGCCGCGGTGCGACTCCGGCAGCCAGCGGGAGAAGAAGTAGATGATCGCCGGGAAGAACCCGGCCTCGGCGGCCCCGAGCAGGAACCGCAGGATGTAGAAGGTCGTCTCGTTGGTGACCAGCGCCATCGCGGCCGACACCAGGCCCCAGCTCACCATGATCCGGGTGAGCCAGACCTTCGGCCCGTAGCGCTCCATCAGCATGTTGCTGGGCAGCTCGAACAGGGCGTAGGCGATGAAGAACAGGCCGGCGCCCAGCCCGTAGGCGGCGGCGCCGATGCCGACGTCGGCCTCCAGGTGGACCTGGGCGTAGCCGATGTTGGACCGGTTCAGCTGATTGCAGATCAGCATCACGATGAACAGCGGGACGACGCGGCGGAAGACCTTGCCGACCGCGGAGTCCAGGGGGCGTGCGGTGCCGGGGGTGCTCGGCGATGCGGACATGGGCGGACCTCGGGGACGGAGCGCGCGGGGGCGCCGGTGGGAGGGTGCGCCGCCTGGCCAGGCGAGCCCGCCGGCCGGAGAATGCGGTCGAGCGGACGACGTGACTCTAATCACCGGGAACGATTCAGGTCCAACATTGATTCTGCATCGAATGATGCACACACTGGATTGATGTTCTCCCTGGAGCAGTTGGGCAGCTTCGTCGCGGTCGCCGAGGAGCTGCACTACGGCCGGGCCGCGGCCCGGCTCTCCATGACGCAGCCCCCGCTGAGCCGGCGCATCCAGCTGCTGGAGCACGAGCTCGGCGTGCAGCTGGTGGACCGCAGCCGCAGGTCGGTGCGGCTCACCCCGGCCGGCCGGGCGTTCCTGCCCGACGCCCGGCGGATCCTCCGCCTCGCCCAGGAGGCCTCCCAGTCGGTGCGCAAGGTGCCCCAGGGGAAGGGCGGCCGGGTCGCGCTGGGCTTCACCGCCGCCGCTGCCTACTCCTTCCTCGGCGAGGCCCTCACCGAACTGGGCGACCGGCTGCCCGAGGTCGACCTGGTGCTGCGCGAGATGGTCACCGGCGCCCAGGTGGAGGCGCTGCTCGCGGGCCGGATCGATCTGGGCATGGTGCGCCCGCCGGTCTCCGGCGGCGACATCGCCACCTGCCCGCTGGCCCGGGAGGACCTGGTCGCCGCGGTCCCGGACGGGCACCCGCTGGCCTCCCGGGAGCGCATCGACGCGGCCGACTTCCACGGCCGCCCGTTCGTCATGTACTCCCCCTGGGAGGCCCGCTACTTCCACGAGGTGCTGGTGGGGGCGTTCCGCGCCGCCGGGGTCGCCCCCGAGCACACCCAGTACGTCGGCCAGATCCACACCGTGCTGGCGCTGGTCCGGGCCGGGCTGGGCGCCGCACTGGTCCCCGAGGCCGCGCGCGCCCTGCACCTGGACGGGGTGGTGCTCCGCCCGGTCACCGGGCTGCCGCCGGCCCCGGTCGAACTGCACGCCGCCTGGCGCACCGGCAACGACAACCCGGCGCTGGCCGCGGTCGTCCAGGTCGTCCGGGAACTCGGCACCGCCCGGCCCGGGGGCGCCCCG from Nocardiopsis composta encodes:
- a CDS encoding aldehyde dehydrogenase (NADP(+)) — protein: MTGTAAPGPGPAPTGRMFIGAERTAGSGPELRSTDPATGEPLEPGYPAAGAAEADRACALAEEAFDAYRATPAEQRAAFLEAVADGLEARTGALVRRAHRESGLPAARLTGEAARTTGQLRLFAEVLREGSWQGARIDPALPDRAPAPRPDIRRRRVPLGPVAVFGASNFPLAFSVAGGDTASALAAGCPVVAKAHEAHLGTSELAGGAIRDAVAAAGLPEGVFSLLVGEGPGLGQRLAADPRIAAIAFTGSQRAGLALARTAAERDRPIPVYAEMSAVNPVVLLPGALAARGAEIGRGLAASLTLGAGQFCTNPGLVVAVEGPGFTEFLRAASDAVAADPGATMLTPAIAGAYRQGVAAARGRTGVAAVAEGASGQGPAGAAAALLSVSAADFLADPAHREEVFGAASLVVRCGGTGEAVRVLRSLDGQLTATVHAETGPDGTGPDAAAARELLPLLERTAGRILFDSWPTGVEVGHAMVHGGPFPATTDPRSTSVGSAAVDRFLRPVAYQDVPQALLPPVLRDGNPEKAWRRIDGALTRD
- a CDS encoding LysR substrate-binding domain-containing protein; this translates as MFSLEQLGSFVAVAEELHYGRAAARLSMTQPPLSRRIQLLEHELGVQLVDRSRRSVRLTPAGRAFLPDARRILRLAQEASQSVRKVPQGKGGRVALGFTAAAAYSFLGEALTELGDRLPEVDLVLREMVTGAQVEALLAGRIDLGMVRPPVSGGDIATCPLAREDLVAAVPDGHPLASRERIDAADFHGRPFVMYSPWEARYFHEVLVGAFRAAGVAPEHTQYVGQIHTVLALVRAGLGAALVPEAARALHLDGVVLRPVTGLPPAPVELHAAWRTGNDNPALAAVVQVVRELGTARPGGAPPE
- a CDS encoding enolase C-terminal domain-like protein produces the protein MPPSAKTPVVTAMRVVPVAGRDSMLLNLSGAHAPFFTRNLVVLTDSDGRTGVGEVPGGEGVRATLEDAADLVVGAPLGERNRVLGAVRDRFGHRDAGGRGAQTFDLRVTVHALTAVESAMLDLLGRYLEVPVAELLGDGVRRDRVPVLGYLFYVGDRNRTGLPYRTPPADGDAWLRLRDEEALTPQAVVRLAEAARERYGFRDFKLKGGVLPGEEEAAAVRALAERFPDARVTLDPNGAWPLERAVELGRSLRGVLAYAEDPCGAEGGYSGRETMAEFRRATGLPTATNMVATDWRQLGHAVRGSAVDIPLADPHFWTMQGSVRVAQLCDSWGLTWGSHSNNHFDVSLAMFTHVAAAAPGEITAIDTHWIWQDGQRLTADPPVIRDGELALPDRPGLGVELDMERVEAAHELYREHGLGGRDDAAAMRCLVPGWEFDPKRPALDR
- the kdgD gene encoding 5-dehydro-4-deoxyglucarate dehydratase produces the protein MTDTSPTELAARIGSGLLSFPVTHFREADLSFDEDAYRDNIAHLGKYDVAGLFAAGGTGEFFSLTPEEADRVVRAAVAAAPQGVPVLAPAGYGTATAAAMAAAAERAGADGVLLFPPYLTEADQDGLAAHVRAVCSATSLGVVVYARANAVYAADTLAALAEECPNLIGYKDGVGDIEAIVRIRSALGDRLTYIGGLPTAETFALPYLELGATTYSSAIFNFLPEFALRFYGAVRERRSAEASALLDRFVLPYTRIRDRRRGYAVSIVKAGMRAVGRPAGPVRPPLSDLRPEEAAELSALIGRL
- a CDS encoding MFS transporter gives rise to the protein MSASPSTPGTARPLDSAVGKVFRRVVPLFIVMLICNQLNRSNIGYAQVHLEADVGIGAAAYGLGAGLFFIAYALFELPSNMLMERYGPKVWLTRIMVSWGLVSAAMALVTNETTFYILRFLLGAAEAGFFPAIIYFFSRWLPESHRGRATALFVAGSSIAAAISGPLSGPLLSMHGIAGVAGWQWLFALEGALSVVVGLIAYRMLDSSVSDARWLGPEEKAALLGEIEREDAAKRAGAGTAKVSRLRLLLNRQMLIFCSIYFAIQLSIYANTFWLPTIVRRIEGTGDITVGLLSSLPWICAVAAMYAAGRASDRLGRSKPLLVAALLVAAVGTFLAAELSPAWALVMLCVAAMGFKSASPLFWTIPQGSVHPMAVAAAIAVINSLGNLGGFVAPYGFGLIKEATGEVTHGLYALAAMCLLAVVLTLLIRGDRTVGADAVDAPEGEAAARG